Proteins found in one Siniperca chuatsi isolate FFG_IHB_CAS linkage group LG22, ASM2008510v1, whole genome shotgun sequence genomic segment:
- the LOC122869816 gene encoding uncharacterized protein LOC122869816 isoform X3 yields the protein MRSFTLITAFLLCSLSWISVSVSVSESQTVEVQPGEDVTLLCSNISKHPTQTEWFRMLNRTKPSCISSINTHTVIASATYLNVQGNGESDDEVDFKTEKEPDGMKNLLSVILGGLAVFLTIIVIVLAVKIRKLQTAVNEELQQERNKNLGSDDLNYAALSFQAKAKRHRRPAPERELEPNVVYAATR from the exons ATGAGGAGCTTCACCTTAATAACAGCTTTTCTTCTCTGCAGCCTCA GCTggatctctgtctctgtctcagtttCTGAGTCTCAGACTGTAGAGGTCCAGCCAGGTGAAGATGTCACACTGCTGTGCTCCAACATTTCCAAACATCCAACTCAGACAGAATGGTTCAGAATGCTCAACAGAACCAAGCCCAGCTGTATCTCCTCTAT aaacacacatacagtcattgCCAGTgcaacatatttaaatgttcaaG GTAATGGTGAATCTGATGATGAAGTCGATTTTAAGACTGAAA AGGAGCCTGATGGAATGAAAAACCTACTGAGCGTGATCCTGGGTGGTCTGGCTGTTTTCCTCACTATAATCGTCATTGTTCTGGCTGTTAAAATCAGGAAACTTCAGACAG CTGTGAATGAAGAACTGCAGCAAGAAAGAAACAAG AATCTGGGCTCAGATGACCTGAACTACGCAGCTCTAAGTTTCCAGGCAAAAGCAAAAAGACACCGCAGGCCTGCACcggagagagagctggagccaAATGTTGTGTATGCTGCCACCAGATAG
- the LOC122869816 gene encoding uncharacterized protein LOC122869816 isoform X2: MRSFTLITAFLLCSLISESQTVEVQPGEDVTLLCSNISKHPTQTEWFRMLNRTKPSCISSMYESGSEALFCDGYQEGKFEMSANVTTVFLKIKRVDLSDSGLYFCGFYRNTHTVIASATYLNVQGNGESDDEVDFKTEKEPDGMKNLLSVILGGLAVFLTIIVIVLAVKIRKLQTAVNEELQQERNKNLGSDDLNYAALSFQAKAKRHRRPAPERELEPNVVYAATR; this comes from the exons ATGAGGAGCTTCACCTTAATAACAGCTTTTCTTCTCTGCAGCCTCA tttCTGAGTCTCAGACTGTAGAGGTCCAGCCAGGTGAAGATGTCACACTGCTGTGCTCCAACATTTCCAAACATCCAACTCAGACAGAATGGTTCAGAATGCTCAACAGAACCAAGCCCAGCTGTATCTCCTCTATGTACGAGTCTGGTAGCGAAGCTTTATTCTGTGATGGATATCAAGAGGGAAAATTCGAAATGAGCGCCAACGTCACCACAGTTTTTCTTAAAATCAAGCGAGTGGATTTATCTGACTCTGGACTGTATTTCTGTGGattttacagaaacacacatacagtcattgCCAGTgcaacatatttaaatgttcaaG GTAATGGTGAATCTGATGATGAAGTCGATTTTAAGACTGAAA AGGAGCCTGATGGAATGAAAAACCTACTGAGCGTGATCCTGGGTGGTCTGGCTGTTTTCCTCACTATAATCGTCATTGTTCTGGCTGTTAAAATCAGGAAACTTCAGACAG CTGTGAATGAAGAACTGCAGCAAGAAAGAAACAAG AATCTGGGCTCAGATGACCTGAACTACGCAGCTCTAAGTTTCCAGGCAAAAGCAAAAAGACACCGCAGGCCTGCACcggagagagagctggagccaAATGTTGTGTATGCTGCCACCAGATAG
- the LOC122869816 gene encoding uncharacterized protein LOC122869816 isoform X1 has translation MRSFTLITAFLLCSLSWISVSVSVSESQTVEVQPGEDVTLLCSNISKHPTQTEWFRMLNRTKPSCISSMYESGSEALFCDGYQEGKFEMSANVTTVFLKIKRVDLSDSGLYFCGFYRNTHTVIASATYLNVQGNGESDDEVDFKTEKEPDGMKNLLSVILGGLAVFLTIIVIVLAVKIRKLQTAVNEELQQERNKNLGSDDLNYAALSFQAKAKRHRRPAPERELEPNVVYAATR, from the exons ATGAGGAGCTTCACCTTAATAACAGCTTTTCTTCTCTGCAGCCTCA GCTggatctctgtctctgtctcagtttCTGAGTCTCAGACTGTAGAGGTCCAGCCAGGTGAAGATGTCACACTGCTGTGCTCCAACATTTCCAAACATCCAACTCAGACAGAATGGTTCAGAATGCTCAACAGAACCAAGCCCAGCTGTATCTCCTCTATGTACGAGTCTGGTAGCGAAGCTTTATTCTGTGATGGATATCAAGAGGGAAAATTCGAAATGAGCGCCAACGTCACCACAGTTTTTCTTAAAATCAAGCGAGTGGATTTATCTGACTCTGGACTGTATTTCTGTGGattttacagaaacacacatacagtcattgCCAGTgcaacatatttaaatgttcaaG GTAATGGTGAATCTGATGATGAAGTCGATTTTAAGACTGAAA AGGAGCCTGATGGAATGAAAAACCTACTGAGCGTGATCCTGGGTGGTCTGGCTGTTTTCCTCACTATAATCGTCATTGTTCTGGCTGTTAAAATCAGGAAACTTCAGACAG CTGTGAATGAAGAACTGCAGCAAGAAAGAAACAAG AATCTGGGCTCAGATGACCTGAACTACGCAGCTCTAAGTTTCCAGGCAAAAGCAAAAAGACACCGCAGGCCTGCACcggagagagagctggagccaAATGTTGTGTATGCTGCCACCAGATAG